The genomic DNA AGCATCCGCCAGAACGAGGACATGAAGAAGATGGCGGCGTGGGCGGCCATCGGGATCGTGCCCACGGCCATGGCCGGGATCTACGGCATGAACTTCCGCCACATGCCCGAGCTGGGATGGCGATTCGGCTACCCGATGGCCCTGGCCACCATCTTCGTGGTGTGCTTGCTGCTGTACCGGAACTTCAAACGAGTGGGATGGCTGTGAGCGAAGGCACCCAGGAAGAGCTCGAGCGCCAGCGGGCACGGTGGTGGGCGACGGTGTCCTCCGGGGACCTCGACGGCTATCTGGCGCTGTTCCACGAGGACGCGGTCTGGGTCACCCCCGAGCTCGACGAGATCGTCGGGCGCGAGGCCATCCGGGCCTGGCTGGCACCGGTGTTCGCCCAGTTCGACTACGAGCTCACCATCACCGTGGCCGACGTCCGGGTGGCGGGAAGCCTCGGCATCGAACGGGCGCGGTTCGTGTCCCGCATGACCCCCAAGCCGCCGTCGACACGACCGCTCCCGGTGACGCCGCCGGCGGCTGCGCCGGAGCCGTCCGCCGTGGACGAATTGGGCGGCGCCCACGATGGGGACGTCGCGCCGGCGGCTGCGCCGGACGCCGAGGCGGCCGAGCCCCAGGTCGGTGACGAGCCCGCGTCGATGGCCGAGCCGTTCGCGGGTGGCGATTCCCCTGCGGTCGAGCCGTCGGGAGGTGACCGACCGGAGGACGCCCCGGCGCCGGAAGCGGCCCTCCCCGGCGATGAGGGCGATGGGGGCGACGAGCCCGAGGTCGAGGAGGCCGAGGTCGAGGAGGTCGAGGTCGAGGCGCCGCTCGTGCCCGCCGGCCCCGACGCCGCCGAGGACGAGCCGCACGAGGGCCGCTACCTCATGTACTGGCGCTGGCACGACGAGGGCGGCTGGCTGGTGCACCGCTACGCCGACGTCACCGGGGTCGGCTGAGCCCTCGCCTGCGGCCACGGGGCGCCACCCGTCGATCCACCGTCACAGGGGGCCGGTAGCCTCGGAGCGGTGACCCCCCGAGTGCCCCGTGTCCGCTTCGCGCCCGCGCCCACCGGCTCGCTGCACGTCGGCAGCGCCCGCTCGGCGCTGTTCA from Acidimicrobiales bacterium includes the following:
- a CDS encoding magnesium transporter CorA, encoding SIRQNEDMKKMAAWAAIGIVPTAMAGIYGMNFRHMPELGWRFGYPMALATIFVVCLLLYRNFKRVGWL
- a CDS encoding nuclear transport factor 2 family protein: MAVSEGTQEELERQRARWWATVSSGDLDGYLALFHEDAVWVTPELDEIVGREAIRAWLAPVFAQFDYELTITVADVRVAGSLGIERARFVSRMTPKPPSTRPLPVTPPAAAPEPSAVDELGGAHDGDVAPAAAPDAEAAEPQVGDEPASMAEPFAGGDSPAVEPSGGDRPEDAPAPEAALPGDEGDGGDEPEVEEAEVEEVEVEAPLVPAGPDAAEDEPHEGRYLMYWRWHDEGGWLVHRYADVTGVG